GTGCTGATAATGAGCGTATAAAGCTTAGTATTGAAGAAGCAACTCCTATGCCAGCAAGCCATTATTATGATTTAAGAAATGAGAAAAAACTTGATTCTATATCTCAAGCAAGATATAACTGCGTTCAATGCCACGCACCACAAGCAAATATTGATAGTGGAATCAAAAACACATTTAAGCCTGATTTTAGAAATGATGAATTAGGCAAACATCGTTCAAATTTACTTGATGTAATAAATGAAGGATTAAATTGAAAAAATTGCTATTATTTATAGCTAGTTTAGGTTTAGCAAGTGAGCTAAACCTAAATGAATTAGAATATTTAGAATATGATTGTTATATAAACTATATCAATAATGAATTTGTAGCGTGTGGCAATGATATTTATAAAAATAATGATAAGGTTTTAAGCCTTGATGATAATATTATTTTTATTGATGATTACGATATTAACATTTTAGCAATTAGCTCAAAAGATGGATTAAAGACTTTAAACATTTATAAAGATAATAAATTATTGAAATTTAAAATCTCAAGCGATATTAATAAGGCATTTTTATATAAAGATAAAATAATTCTTACTTCTTTAGGAAGCGAACTAATCATAAGAGATTTATCATTTAACTTAATAAAAAAAGTTCATTTTTCAAATGCAAGCATAAATGCTGCAAGTATTAATAAAGAAAAGGCAAAAATTGCTTTAGGATTTGAAAGTGGAAAAATAGTTGTTTATGATTTAAATTCTAATGATTTTATAAGCAAGGAAGTTCATAAAGATAATATTTATAATGTAGATTATAAAAAAGATAATATTATTTCTTGCTCAACTGATAGAAAAGTTATAATTAATGATGATAAATTAAATGAAATTACTAATATAGAAAGTGATAATTTAGTTTATAATTGCGCTTTAAGTGATAATTTAAACTTTGCTTATTCTTGCGATTTAGAAAATAATATTTGTATAGGTAAGGATAAAATAAATATAGGTAATTTATATCTTAATTCAATATTATTTGATAAAAATACATTAAAGCTCAATGCTTATTCAAAAATTTTATACAAAAAGGATTTTTAATGATTTCATCTTTAGTAGTTATTGCAAATGAAGAATTTGAAAACGAAATAAAAAATATAAAAGATGCCAACATAGAGCAAGTAATTGATAAAAAATTTATCGTTTTAATTGAAGCTAGTGATTTTGACAATACTTTAGCAACTTTTAATGCCATTAAGCGATTAGATAGTGTTATAGATGTTAATATGGCTTTTAGTGAAGCTAGTGAATTTGATTTAGAAATTAACGCTCAAAAAATAGCAGATAAAGTAAATGCTTTAGGCAATGCAGAGAATATTGAGTATTATGGAAACATTTATAATAAATATTAATAATTTAACTCGTAATTTTTTTATATTTTTATCTTTTAATATAAAATTCTTATAAGTATTATAATTTTAGATTATAATACTTACTCACATTTTTAATTAGATTAAAAAATTAATTTATTTTTAAGGAGAAGCTATGAATAAGCTTTTATGGATAGTTGTTGCTATTCTTGGAGCATTTTGTATGGGCGTTATCGCTTTAAATAATGGCGAAACAATAAATGCTGCTTGGATAGTTGTAGCTGCTGTTTGTATTTATACAATCGGCTATAGATTTTATGCTTTGTTTATAGAAACTAAGCTTTGCGGCGTTGATGCTACTAAGATTACTCCTGCTGTAGCACTTAACGATGGAAAAGACTTTGTTCCTACAAACAAATATGTTTTATTTGGCCATCACTTTGCTGCAATTGCAGGTGCAGGACCACTTGTTGGACCAATCCTAGCAGCTCAAATGGGATATTTGCCTAGTGTATTATGGATATTAATTGGTGGCGTTTTAGTTGGTAGCGTGCATGATTTTGTTGTGCTTTTTGTATCAAGCAGACGCGGTGGAAAAAGTCTTGGCGAAATGATTAAAGACGAGATGGGGAATTTCGTTGGTGTTGTTTCTATGATAGGAATTTTTCTTATTATGCTAATTATCATTGCTATTTTAGCTATGGTTGTTGTAAAAGCTTTAGCGCATTCTCCTTGGGGGACATTCACAATAGCTTCAACAATTCCTATTGCTATTTTTATGGGAATTTATATGAGATTTATTCGCCCAGGTGCAGTCGGAGAAGCTAGTATAATTGGCTTTGTTTTACTTATGATAGCTTTATAT
This genomic interval from Campylobacter sp. MG1 contains the following:
- a CDS encoding chaperone NapD produces the protein MISSLVVIANEEFENEIKNIKDANIEQVIDKKFIVLIEASDFDNTLATFNAIKRLDSVIDVNMAFSEASEFDLEINAQKIADKVNALGNAENIEYYGNIYNKY